The Vibrio sp. NTOU-M3 genomic sequence GAAAACGTTCAACGACTACCCCGTGTTTTTCAGTGATAAGGGGTTATACGAATCGGCCTTAACCTCCATGACGGAAGTCTTTGAACAAGCAATGGAGGAGTTTGACGCAACTTTGGCTACGCGCTTGGATTTGTTTCTGCCAGAAGACCATCAAGATACCGACCTCAGCATCATTAACGATTACTTTAAGCTGCTTAAAGAAAAGCTCGATACGGATTCAGTGTTCTATGTATGGCGCAAGCGAGAGGACAAGGTGCCGTCACACAACTATCGCGTGATGCTGTTTACTGACTACAGCCAGTATTTTGGTGATGCTATTTGCTGGGAAAAACGCAACGAATTGGTTGAGCACCTTAAAGAGGCTTGGCAAGAAGCGATAGAAAAGCACTACAACGGCAAAGCGCGCTCATTGGTGTTTCTCAATAACCGAGGTAACTATGGTTTGGGGACACGCTGTAGAAATAAAGACATGAACATCAAACGGACTGTCTTTCATCGCATGAGCAGTCTTGCTGAAGCATGGAATGAGCAGCGTTACTTCTTTGGCTCTAGTTCAGAGTGAACGACTGCATTTTTTTACAGTGGCGGCTTATCTCATGGGTATATACAACACAGGAGACGATTCCCAATGAGGTTCCTAAGACTACAAGAAGTGATGTCGCTAACGGCGCTAGGCCGCTCAACTATCTACAAATACATGGCAGATGACACCGACTTCCCTAAGAGTGTACCACTCGGCGGACGAAGGGTGGCTTGGGTCGAAAGTGAAATAGAGGAATGGATGGAGCAACGTCTAGCACTGCGAGACAACCAAGAATCCTTTCAGTAACACAAACAGCAAATCACATCATCAACGGGGCGCTGGCTAAGCAAAGTCATGCGCCCTTTTTCAATTAGAGAGAGATAAAAATGAGCTATTCAATTTACGTAGACGGCGCAGCACCAAACAATCAACACGGCTGCAAACGAGGTGGTATTGGGCTGGTGGTCATGGATGAAGACAATGAGATTGTTCATGAAGAGAGCTTCACTATCAATCGAAAGACTGACAATGCTGAGCTTGAGCTACTGGCCTTAATTGAAGCATTGGAATACGCAGAAGACGGGGATGTTATCTATTCGGATAGCGATTACTGTGTGAAAGGTTTCAACATCTGGATGGACGATTGGAAAGACCGAGGTTGGCGCCGCGCGGATAAGAAACCCGTCAAAAATCGCCAACTTTGGCAACAAGTGGACGAGTTGAGTTCTAGGAAGTATGTCGAGGTATTTAAGGTCAAAGCACACTCTGGCATAGAAGGAAATGAGAGAGCTGACCTGTTAGCGGTTGAAGCAGCAGAAGCCGACTAATACAAGAGTTCATGGTTTGAGAGGGTAACATCTCTCAAGCTATGTCCTATTTTTTGTTTGGGACAAGTTGGCTAATGATTAAGTCATTATCAATAGGTCTAGATTCGGTGGGTGAAAATCACAACGCCTGAAATTTTTACACCGAATCCATGGTTATAAATGCTGCAATTCTCATCGGTTAGGTAGAATACACCCATTGAATGTAGTGGATGGATTTGACTGTGGGTTATCGAGTGGTACGGCTAACCGAACTGATGACATATGAGTTTGGACAGGTTGAAGGTGATATCGAAAGGCTAGACGAGAGAGCGTTGGGTTCTGCGTTGCCTCAGGGAATGAGCTATTCCCGTTTTGTGGACAAGCTGAAAAGTGGTGAGTTAGCTTTGTTGTCCGACTCTCCCTCTAAGCCTGTGATGCTCAGAGATGGAATGAGCAAATCGTGGAGTTTGTCGACGGAAGGGCAGGAGGCATTATCGCCAGAAGCGAAGAATGCCTACCTGTCTAGGACAAGAATGTCTGGCGGTGCGGCGGGCGGTGCTGCACCAAGTCGAAACTCTGCTGGTTATATTCCCAACATTGAAGATACTTATGTTCCAGAGCCCGTAAAACCTGATACCTCTGATGTTCCCCCTAAGCTCAAATACGAATATTGCTTTGAGGTTGCTTGTTCAGAAGAGACGTTTAGAAAAAGCGTAGGTTGTGCGTTTCAACTGGGCAAGACAAAACAAGAAGCCATGATTGGCCGCTGGCAGACGGAGCTCACTGAACACGGTACTAAATATACTGCTCACACTGCCTTTGATGAGCCGAAGAAACTGTTTGCGAAAGTGGCGGACAGCTCAATGGGTATCAGCGTACCTGACAGTGTGCAGGTCAAGCCGATAGGCTCAGGTGTCGTACGAGAG encodes the following:
- a CDS encoding inovirus Gp2 family protein; translated protein: MSNNTYLPNITHSKTFNDYPVFFSDKGLYESALTSMTEVFEQAMEEFDATLATRLDLFLPEDHQDTDLSIINDYFKLLKEKLDTDSVFYVWRKREDKVPSHNYRVMLFTDYSQYFGDAICWEKRNELVEHLKEAWQEAIEKHYNGKARSLVFLNNRGNYGLGTRCRNKDMNIKRTVFHRMSSLAEAWNEQRYFFGSSSE
- a CDS encoding AlpA family transcriptional regulator produces the protein MRFLRLQEVMSLTALGRSTIYKYMADDTDFPKSVPLGGRRVAWVESEIEEWMEQRLALRDNQESFQ
- a CDS encoding ribonuclease HI, which produces MSYSIYVDGAAPNNQHGCKRGGIGLVVMDEDNEIVHEESFTINRKTDNAELELLALIEALEYAEDGDVIYSDSDYCVKGFNIWMDDWKDRGWRRADKKPVKNRQLWQQVDELSSRKYVEVFKVKAHSGIEGNERADLLAVEAAEAD